In Pengzhenrongella sicca, a single genomic region encodes these proteins:
- a CDS encoding DUF4233 domain-containing protein has translation MSTAASSAPTARRRSARHTFAATMLVLEAFAVFFATLVVFALQMAPAAVVWAVGGALAVTLVLASGLLRRPGGYVAGSVVQAVVLAASIALFGAPIDDAAFVAGTTLVVALVFVGLWVAALRLGGRIDRERAEWDAAHPAG, from the coding sequence ATGAGCACAGCAGCGAGCAGCGCACCCACGGCCCGCCGCCGGTCGGCGCGGCACACGTTCGCGGCGACGATGCTCGTGCTCGAGGCGTTCGCGGTCTTCTTCGCCACGCTCGTCGTCTTCGCCCTGCAGATGGCCCCCGCCGCGGTGGTGTGGGCCGTCGGCGGCGCGCTCGCCGTGACTCTCGTGCTGGCGTCGGGCCTGCTGCGCCGCCCGGGCGGCTACGTCGCGGGCAGCGTCGTACAGGCAGTGGTGCTGGCGGCCTCGATCGCGCTGTTCGGCGCGCCGATCGACGACGCGGCGTTCGTGGCGGGCACGACACTCGTCGTCGCCCTCGTGTTCGTCGGGCTGTGGGTGGCGGCGCTACGACTGGGCGGCCGGATCGATCGCGAGCGGGCCGAGTGGGACGCGGCGCACCCGGCCGGTTAG
- the ndk gene encoding nucleoside-diphosphate kinase: MSDLTSPPAERTLILVKPDGVARGLAGEILRRVEAKGYSLVAVELRTASAELLGAHYAEHEGKPFYPPLVEFMASGPVLAVVAEGQRVIEGFRALAGTTDPSSAAPGTIRGDLGRDWGLKVQQNLVHGSDSPESAAREIALWFPAL, from the coding sequence ATGAGCGATCTGACATCCCCCCCGGCCGAGCGCACCCTCATCCTCGTCAAGCCCGACGGCGTGGCCCGCGGCCTCGCGGGCGAGATCCTGCGCCGGGTCGAGGCCAAGGGCTACTCCCTCGTGGCCGTCGAGCTGCGCACCGCCTCCGCCGAGCTGCTCGGCGCCCACTACGCCGAGCACGAGGGCAAGCCGTTCTACCCGCCGCTCGTCGAGTTCATGGCGTCCGGCCCGGTGCTGGCCGTCGTCGCCGAGGGGCAGCGCGTCATCGAGGGCTTCCGTGCGCTCGCCGGCACGACCGACCCGTCCAGCGCGGCGCCGGGGACGATCCGGGGCGACCTCGGCCGCGACTGGGGCCTGAAGGTCCAGCAGAATCTCGTGCACGGCTCCGACTCCCCGGAGTCCGCCGCCCGCGAGATCGCGCTCTGGTTCCCCGCGCTGTAG